The window GCAAGTTTTAGTTTCactaaatatataacaaaattgatCGCATGCATTTTTCCACGGGTGAACCTATATAGGTACATCACAAAAAATTAATTGCAACTATTTCGTATAAAAAATAAAACCTTTCATTTGCTATTTATCTCGTGAAACAAATTTTTTTCTTCTAGAAGATAGTTTAATAAATTGTCCATTAATCAAGGTACGTTGAAAGtggagaacttttatgactaaatTAACAGCTTCAATGAGTTAAATATTCTTGAATTAGTTTGTTATTACCAAATGAATCCAGAATTAATTTTATACACCAAAAAGCTTCTTTTACGAAAATATAGTTTAACAGGAGAGTGAATGAGATGATATGTCCAACCATTTTGAATGTCTTGTTagcattcaatatatatttttatatacctttttaaaaatatatatatatatatatatatatatatatatattgacaatATGGAATTCAATAGTCATTAAACTCTTCAAAAACATAACCttgtaattttaaaaaatatatttaattgaaagtaaaataattttaaaaaatatatttaattgaATTTTATATAGAGTTCAATGTAttataagaaaattaatttaatatagAGTAATATAAAAAGTAAAATGATTATGTATTTGTCCATTAAAATCTAATTAAACTCTAATAAGTTCAATGGATTTTAGATGCAAAATGAAAGATAATTTTTGAACACATGCTTTGGTAATATTCATCAGCTATCCCGATATATACTTACCTTTAAACAAAAACGATATAACAGTAAGATGAGTTATTATCAACTGATTCTAATGCATGCATCGTTCTTTATAATTTGCAACAGGAGGAAGGATGGGTTGTATGCAGGGTGTTCAAAAAACGAATAACAACCGTACGTAGAATGGACGAACATGATTCTGTGTGTTGGTACGATGATCAAGTCTCATTCATGCCGGATTTTGAATCCCCAAGTCGAGTATCTCATTCTCATCCTTATACATCGAACAGTTCATTCCAGCATCAATTTCCTGCGAAATCTGAGCTTGATGATCAAATCCATTATAACTTCCCTCGTGAGCACTCCTTCCTCCAGCTTCCTCAATTAGAGTCTCTTAGATTTCCACAATCTTCAGCTGGTAACATTAACGCTTCCTATGCAACCACTTTTCAACCTCCAACTGATCACCAATTGAACCCCAACTTGCTTTATGGTTATAATAataatggtgatggtggtggaaaTGATGTTCAAGTGATGACTGATTGGCGTGTAATGGATAAATTTGTTGCTTCTCAGTTTAGTAACGATCAAGATGCAGTCACCAAGGAAAACAATTATTTGAATCCTCCTACATCGTCTCTTCAAATGGCTGCTGAACAGGTGAACATGATTTTAAGCGAGTCTAAGAGTGATGAGATGGCTTCAGAAGGCGCCTCGATATCCACCTCCACCTGCCATATTGATCTGTGGAAGTAATTAATCAAAACAGAACTTTAATTGAACTCCTTGTTCAACAAGGAAAAAAAATGAGGCATATATTATAGTGACTAAAGTGTATGTACTAATATATCAAAGTATCAAACTGTTGATCTAGTTGTTGTACATAATAATTCTAATATCGGTCATCAAATTTGTTGTGCTAAGCTATACAATATGTATTATCTTGATTTTAATAATTTGGTATTCGTTATAAATACGATCGTTTGTTCAAATTGAT of the Lactuca sativa cultivar Salinas chromosome 6, Lsat_Salinas_v11, whole genome shotgun sequence genome contains:
- the LOC111903845 gene encoding NAC domain-containing protein 7; translated protein: MNTFSHVPPGFRFHPTDEELVDYYLRKKIAAKRIDLDVIKDIDLYRIEPWDLQELCKLGTEEQNEWYFFSHKDKKYPTGTRTNRATKVGFWKATGRDKAIYSKHNLVGMRKTLVFYKGRAPNGQKSDWIMHEYRLETNENAMTQEEGWVVCRVFKKRITTVRRMDEHDSVCWYDDQVSFMPDFESPSRVSHSHPYTSNSSFQHQFPAKSELDDQIHYNFPREHSFLQLPQLESLRFPQSSAGNINASYATTFQPPTDHQLNPNLLYGYNNNGDGGGNDVQVMTDWRVMDKFVASQFSNDQDAVTKENNYLNPPTSSLQMAAEQVNMILSESKSDEMASEGASISTSTCHIDLWK